DNA from Sphingomonas sp. R1:
TGTAGCCGACGCGCGCCGCGCCGATCGGGCCCATGAAGGGCACGCCCGAGAGGGTGAGCGCTGCCGAGGCGGCGATCATCGAGAGGATGTCGGGCTCGTTCTCGCCGTCATAGCTCAGCACCTGAGCGATGGCGTTGATCTCGTTGTAGAAGCCTTCCGGGAACAGCGGGCGGATCGGGCGGTCGATGAGGCGGGAGACCAGCGTCTCCTTCTCGGTGGCGCCGCGCTCGCGCTTGAAGAAGCCACCCGGGATGCGGCCGGCGGCCGAGAATTTTTCCTGGTAGTGGACGGTCAGCGGGAAGAAGTCCTGGCCTTCCTTCACGCTCTTGGCGGCGGTGACCGCGCACAACACCACGGTTTCGCCGAGGGTCGCGATCACCGCGCCGTCGGCCTGGCGGGCAACCTTGCCCGTTTCGAGAGTCAGCGTCTTGCCGCCCCACTCGATCGATACAGTCTTCTTGTCGAACATGTCGTTTCCTTCACTCCCCGGTGCCAATCACGCGGGGGGCCTATGCGTGAGCCGTATGTGGCTCGTGGGACCGACCGTATTGCCGGATCCCCCGTTCGTCCCCGGCGCCTTTCGCCCGGGACCGCCGGTGCGTTATCGCACCGGAATGACAAAAAGGCGACCCGAAGGTCGCCTTTCCGTGTTACTTGCGAAGACCGAGCTTCGCGATGAGATCTGCGTAGCGCGCCTGGTCCTTCTTCTTCAGATAGTCCAGCAGGCTGCGGCGCTTGTTGACCAGCATCAGCAGACCGCGGCGCGAGTGATTGTCCTTCGCGTGGGTCTTGAAGTGCTCGGTGAGGTTGGCGATGCGCTCCGAGAGGATCGCGACCTGCACTTCGGGGCTGCCGGTGTCACCCTCGTTGCGAGCGTGTTCCTTGACGAGCGCTTCCTTGCGCTCCTGCGTGATCGACATAGGCGTTCCTTCGACATCTAAGGCTACAGGTTGAAGCCGCGTACGACCCGGATGCTTCCGGCTTCCGCCTCTACCAGCGCGACGGGGGTATCCCCGAGCAGCGCGAAATAGAGGCCATCGTCTTTGGCAATCCCGACCAAGACCCGCCCCTGGCGGAGCAGCCCTGCCTGATCGGGGGTGAGGGGTAGAGCCGGGATGTCGTCCAGCCCCGCCCTCAGCGGCAGGCAAATGTCTTCAAGGCGCCGCTCCTTAGCGGCATCCGCCAAAGAGTCCAGCGAAATCGCCTGATCCAGGGTGAAGGGCCCCGCCTTGATCCGGCGGAGATAGGTGACATGGCCGACGGTGCCAAGCGCGCGGGCGATGTCGCGGGCGAGGCTGCGGATGTACGTGCCCTTGGAGACATGGGCGCGGAGGGTGGCGCACTGCGCGCCATCCTCGTTCTGCCAAGATAGATACTGCAGATCGTGGATCGTGATCCGACGCGTCGCCAATGTAACTTCCTGACCCGATCGCGCGAGGTCATAGGCGCGCTCGCCATTGACCTTCAGTGCGGAATAGGCGGGCGGCAGTTGATCGATCTCGCCCAGAAATTGCCCGAGGACATCCTCGACGTCCGCGCCGTCGACGAACACCTCGGATGTCGCAATCACCTTCCCCTCGGCGTCCAGCGTATCCGTCTCCACCCCGAACCGGATGGTGAAGTCGTACACCTTGTCGCTGTCGAGCATGCGCCCGGCGAGCTTGGTCGCCTCGCCCAGCGCGATCGGCAGCACGCCGGTCGCCAGCGGATCGAGCGTGCCGCCATGGCCGACCTTCACCTTGGCATAGCCGCCCTCGCGCAGCGCGCGCTTCACCGCGCTCACGCCTTGTGTCGAGCCGAGGCCCAGGGGTTTGTCGAGAAGGATCCAGCCATGCATCGCCGCGGCCATAAGCGGCGATCCGGGCGCGCGCAAACCACGACATAATTGCAACAGGTCGAAGCAAACCGTCCCGCCCGCCAATGGTAGCGCTTGATACAAGTGACGCTTCCGCTACAGGCGCGCGAAAAATCAGCGACATCGACAAGAAACGATCGCGACATCGCGCCGGAGAGGACGGCCATCACAGCACGGGGATTCGATTCCGCCATGACAAACGCTACTCTCCTCCGCGTCCTGCTCCTCGGCAGCGCTGCGCTCACCACGCCTTCGGCGCTCGCCGCCACCCGCAACGATACGCCCGCCCCGGTCCAGGGCGTCCAGCCCGACGACAGCGCGCCGCAGCAGAGCGGCGAGATCGTCGTCACCGCCCAGCGCCGGACCGAAGCCGCGAAGGACGTGCCCGTCGCCGTCACCGCGATCAGCGGCGAGAAGCTCGAGGTGCTCAACTCCTCGGGTCTCGACATCCGCTTCCTCGCCGCGCGCACGCCCAGCCTGCAGATCGAAAGCTCGTTCGGCCGCACCTTCCCGCGCTTCTACATCCGCGGCCTCGGCAACACCGATTTCGATCCCAACGCCGCCCAGCCGGTGTCGGTGGTCTATGACAATGTCGCGCTCGAGAACCCGATGCTGAAGGCCTTCCCGGCGTTCGACCTGGCACGCGTCGAAGTGCTGCGCGGGCCGCAGGGCACCCTGTTCGGCCGCAACACGCCGGCCGGTGTGGTAAAGCTCGAATCGCAGCGCCCGACCGACAAGTACGAAGCGCAGGGCAGCGTCAGCTGGGCGACCTACAACACGATCAATGCCGATCTCGCGCTCAACGCCCCGCTCGGCAACGGCTTCAGCCTGCGCGTCTCGGGCCTGGTCCAGCACCGCGACAACTGGGTGGTGAACGACAGCACCAGCGCCAAGAGCGTCGCCAATCGCAAGCTGGAAGGCTATACCGATCGCGCCGGCCGCGTGCAGCTCGCCTACACCAGCGGCGACTTCAACGCGCTGCTCAACGTCCATGGCCGCGACCTCGAGGGCACGCCGCGCGTCTTCCGCGCCGGCCTGTTCCAGCAGGGCTCGAACAACTTCTCGGCAGGCTTCGACCCCAAGCACGTCAAGCTCGACGGCTATACCAGCCAGTGGCTGGAGCAGTGGGGCACCAACCTGCAGCTCGACTATCATTTCGACGGGATCGGTACGCTCTACTCGGTCACCGCGTTTGAGCGCGCCAAGGTGCAGAGCACCGGCGACATCGACGGCGGCGACACCTATGCCTTCCCGGCGCTTGGCCTGAACAAGGCGCTGTTCGATTCGAACACCGGCGGCATCACCAGCCCCAAGGAGTTCAGCCAGGAACTGCGCTTCGCCACCGACCAGTTCGGGGCCTTCCGCGGCCAGGCCGGCCTCTATTATTTCGACCAGAACCTCACCTACAGCGAATATGGCTATCCGCTGGGCGGCGGCGCGCAGAACCAGAATATCGGGCACGTCAACATCAACGAGAATTACGGCGTGTTCGCCTCGGGCGAATTCAAGGCGACCGAGCAGCTCACGCTGCGCGCCGGCGTCCGCTATTCGCACGATCGCAAGAACGACGTGATCACCGGCTTCGGCCCGCTGACTGCCGGCCTCAAGCTGCCGGTGCAGACGAAGGTGAAGGGCGAGGCAGTGACCTGGGACGCCAGCGCGACCTATGCGCTGACCCCGGACGTCAACGTCTATGCACGCTTCGCCACCGGCTATCTCGGCCCGGCGATCCAGGATCGCGTGACCTTCGGCTCGGTGCCGACCACTGCCGGCAAGCAGTTCACCAAGTCCGCGGAAGCCGGCGTGAAGGGATCGCTCCCGGCGCAGGGCCTGAACTATGCCCTGACCGGCTACTGGTTCCGCACCGACGATCTGCAGCTCACCGCGGTGGGCGGCGCGAGCAACTCGACGCGGCTGCTTTCGGCCGATCACGTCAACGGGTACGGCGTCGAGGCGGAATTCGGCTATCGCCCGGTCCGTGGCCTCGAGCTGACGGCCAGCGGCAGCTACAACTTCACCCAGATCCGCGATCCCAAGCTTGCGGTGGCGGTGTGCGGCTCGCTCTGCACGGTGACCGATCCCACCACCACGATCGGCGGCACCACCGTTGCGCTGGTCGACGGCAACCCGCTGCCGCAGGCGCCGCGCTGGGTGCTGAACGCCACTGCGCGTTACGGCGTGCCGCTGGCGAACGGCGGCGAGGTCTATGTCTATACCGACTGGGCCTATCGCAGCTCGGTGAACTTCTTCCTCTACTCGGCGAAGGAGTTCCGCGGCCGCGCGCTGACCGAGGGTGGCCTGCGCATCGGCTATCGCGCACCGCAGGGCTATGAGGTGGCGGCGTTCGCGCGCAACATCCTCAACCAGATCCGTGCGCAGAGCGCGATCGACTTCAACAACCTGACCGGCATGATCAACGAGCCGCGCATCATCGGCGGCGAGATCCGGTTCCACTTCTGATCGGAGGCGCGGGGCTCCCCCCGCGCACTTCATAGCGGAAGGGCGTCGCGGGGATCCCTGCGGCGCCCTTTTCGCTGTCAGCCGATGGTACCGCGCCGCTCCACGAAATGGCGTCGGCACAGCGCGACATAGCGATCATTGCCGCCGATCTCGCGCTGCTCGCCTTCGCGCACCGCGCGCCCTTCGGCATCGACGCGCAGGTTCATCGTCGCCTTGCGGCCGCATTCGCAGACCGACTTGATCTCGACCAGCGAGTCCGCGATCGCCAGCAGCGCCGCCGCGCCCTCGAACAGCACACCCCGGAAATCGGTGCGCAGGCCGTAGCAGAGCACCGGCACCTCATCCTCGTCGCACACGGCTGCAAGCTGGCGCACCTGCGGCGCGGAGAGGAATTGCGCCTCGTCCACCAGCACACAGGCGAGCGGCGCCGCGAAATGGGCGTCCTGGACGATGCTGCGCAGGTCGGTGAGGGCATCGAAGGGGATGGCATCGGCATGGATGCCGAGCCGCGAGTCGATCACGCCGTGCCCGCCGCGATCGTGAACGCCGGCGGTGAACAGCAGCGTCCGCATGCCGCGCTCGCGATAGTTGAAATCGGCCTGCAGCAGCGTGGTCGATTTGCCTGCGTTCATCGAGGCATAGTAGAAATAGAGCTTGGCCATGGCGGCATCACACCGAAACTGCCGCCGATGTCCAGTGGCCCGCACGCGCGGCGGGGCAGATCAGCCCTGATCGTCCTCGCCGAGATCGCGTGCCACGTTGGGCGCGCGGAGCAGCTTGTCGATATGGCTGCCCTCGTCGAAGCTCTCGTCCGAGAGAAACTTGAGCCGGGCGGCGTACTTCATCTTCACGCGGTGCGCGACCTCGCGCTGGAGGAAGGCCGTGTTGGTGCGCAGCGCCTTGAGCACCGCCTCCTCGTCCTTGCCGAGCAGCGGCTTCACGAACACCGTCGCGTGGCGCAGGTCCGGGGACATGCGCACTTCGGTTACCGACACCATGTGCTTCGCCAGCACATCGTCATGCACGTCGCCGCGCTGGAGGATCTCGCTGAGGATATGGCGCACCTGTTCGCCCACGCGCAGCACGCGGACGGAGCGGGTTTCATCGGTGTCGTTCTGGCGCATCTTGTGATTCTGACCGGTTTTCGCTATCTAGGACAGGCTACGTTGTGAACTTGCAATAAGTCACTTCCTGAGCCCGGGTGTTCCAGCGCCCGGGCTCAAATCATATTGGGCTCCCGGCGTTCCAGCGCCGGGAGCCCGCACTGGTTACTTGCGGCTCAGCTCAATCAGCTTCACCACCAGCCCGAGCAGTGCGACGACGAACGTCGCTGCGCCCAGAACCAGAATCGCTACATTGTTTACTTGCAAATTGATCACCTCCTTTCCGGCCGCAGGTGCAGCCGGAAAGGAAGCGTATCACAGGCGAAGCTGTCGAGGAACAAAAGGTGTCCATCGGCAGCTCTGCCCCATTACAGCGTACGTTCGCGCAGCTCGACTTCGTAGGTTTCGAGATAGTCGCCCGCCTTGATGTCCACGAAGTTCTGCGTGAACGTCACGCCGCACTCGAGACCGGCGCGCACTTCGGCGACATCGTCCTTGAACCTACGCAGCGAGGCGATCTCGCCGGTGTAGATGATGACGTCGTTGCGCGTGATGCGCGCCTTGAGCGCCTTGCGGATGAAGCCATCGACGACCAGCAGACCGGCTGCCTTGCCGTGCTTGCCCGCCGAGAAGACTTCCTTGATCTCGGCGCGGCCGACGACCGTTTCGAAGGCTTCCGGACCCAGCTCGCCCGCCATGCCGGCGCGGATCTCGTCGGTCAGGTCGTAGATGACGTCGTAATACTTCAGCGCCACCTTGTTCCGCTCGGCGATCTCGCGGGCCTTGGCATTGGCACGGACGTTGAAGCCGATGATCGGCGCGCCGCTGGCGGCTGCCAGCGAAACGTCGCTCTCGGTGATGCCGCCCACGCCCGAGTGCAGGATGCGCACGCGGATATCGTCGTTGCCCAGCTTGCTGAGCGCACCCACGATCGCCTCGGTCGACCCTTGCGTGTCGGCCTTGACCACCACCGGATATTCGATCGCCTGCTTGTCCTTGAGCGCGGAGAACATGCTCTCCAGGCTCGCCGGCGCCTGCGTCGTGCGCTTCTGGAGCAGCACGCCCTGGCGATATTCGGCGACCTCGCGGGCACGCGCCTCGTTCTCGACCACCTGCATCGGATCGCCGGCCGACGGCACGCCCGAGATGCCGAGCACCTCGACCGGCATCGCCGGGCCCGCTTCCTTGATCTGGCGACCCTTGTCGTCGATCATCGCACGGACCTTGCCGCTCTCCGCGCCGACGACGAACACGTCGCCCACGCGCAGCGTGCCGCGATTGACGAGGATCGTCGCGACCGGGCCGCGGCCCTTGTCGAGCTTCGCCTCGATCACGGTGCCTTCGGCCTCGCGATCGGGGTTGGCGCGCAGTTCGAGCAGTTCGGCCTGGAGCTGGATCTTCTCGATCAGCTCGTCGAGGCCGATCTTCTTCAGCGCCGAGACTTCGACGTTCTGGACGTCGCCGCCCATCTCCTCGACGATCACCTCATGCTCGAGCAGACGCTCGCGCACCTTCTGCGGGTTGGCGCTGTCGAGGTCGACCTTGTTGATCGCCACGATCATCGGCACGCCGGCCGCCTTGGTGTGATTGATCGCCTCGATCGTCTGCGGCATCAGCCCGTCGTTCGCGGCCACCACCAGCACGACGATGTCGGTGACGTTGGCACCGCGCGCGCGCATGTCGCTGAACGCTTCGTGGCCCGGCGTGTCGAGGAAGGTGATCTTCGACTTGTCCTTCAGGGTCACCTGATAGGCGCCGATATGCTGGGTGATGCCGCCGGCTTCGCCGCGCACCACATCGGTGCCACGCAGCGCGTCGAGCAGCGAGGTCTTGCCGTGATCGACGTGACCCATGATCGTGACGACCGGCGGACGCGGCTGCAGCTTGTCCTCGGGATCCAGCTCGGTATCGACCTGGATGTCGACGTCGCTGTCGCTGACGCGCTGCACGTTATGGCCGAAATCGGTGACCAGCAGTTCGGCGGTGTCCTGGTCGATCGTCTGGTTGACGGTGACCATCATGCCCATCTTGAACAGGGCCTTCACCAGATCCGCGCCCTTTTCGGCCATGCGGTTGGCGAGTTCCTGCACGGTGATGGCGTCGGGCACCACCACGTCGCGGACCTGCTTGATCTGCGGCTCGCGCGGGCCGCCATAGGAGCGGCGATGCTCCTTCTCACGCGCGCGCTTCAGCGCCGCGAGGCTGCGCGCGCGCGCACCATCGTCGCCGCCCAGGGCGCGCGTGACGGTGAGCTTGCCCGACTGGCGGCGATCGTCGCCCTTGCGGTCGCGCGACGGCTTGGCCGGATCGGCACCCGGGCGGCGCGGCGCGGCGCCGGGACCCGAAGGCGCCGGACGCGCGGCACCGGCACCAGCGGCGGGACGCTGCTGGTTCTGGTTCTGCTGCGGTGCCTGCTGCTGCGGCTGCTGCTGCTGGGTCGCGGCAGGCGCTGCCTGCTGCGGCTCGGGCTTGGGCTGCGGCTTGGGAATTTCGGGACGCACGACCGGCGTGAAGCGGCGCGGCGCGGGCAGCGACGCATCGAGCTGCAGCGTGATCGGACCCTGCGGGATCGGACGACGCGGCGGCTGCGCGGGCGCGGCCGGCTTGGGCGCTGCGGCCTGCGGCTGGGCGGGCTTGGGCGCCGCCGGCTGCTGCGGGGCCGCGGCCTGGGGCGCTGCCGGAGCAGGCGCGGGTGCAGGAGTCGGCTCCGGCGTCGGCGCGGGCGCAGGGGCCGGAGCCTCCGCTACCACTTCCGGCGTCGGTTCCGGGGCGGGCGCAGGCGCGGGCGTCGGCTCGGGCGCAGCGGCTTCGGCCGGGGCGGCAGCCGCCTCGGTCTGGGCACGCGCACGCTCTTCGGCGCGGCGACGCTCTTCTTCCTGTGCCTCGGCACGGAGGCGGTCGTCGCGACGACGGCTTTCCTCCAGCGCCTGCATGCGCTGTTCCTCGGCCTCGCGGAGCAGCTTGGCCTGACGCTCCTGCGGCGAGAGATTGTCCATCGGCCGGCGCGGCGGCTGGGCAGCCGGGCGCGGCGCCTGCTGCTGCGGGGCAGCGGCGCGGGGAGCCTGAGCAGCCGGAGCCTCGGGCGCAGCGGCAGGGGCCGGCGTCGACTCGTCGATCGGCGCACCCTGCGGGCCGAGAACACGGCGACGCTTGACCTCCACGACCACGGTGTTGGAACGGCCATGGCTGAAGCTCTGCTTCACCTTGCCGGTTTCCACCGTGCGCTTCAGACCCAGCGGTGCGCGCATGCCCAGTTTCGGCTTGTCGTTTTCGGTGTCGCTCATGCGGCTACTCAAGTTCCTCGATAATGTTCGTCGTCAATGGCACGGCGGACGGCAAAGCCGATGCGCCTTGCGATTCGGAATCGCAAGACACGGGATCAGGTTCGGGTCCGATAAAGTGCAGCCAGCGGTTGAGCGCTTCGCTCGTCCGTTGCGCCGCCCGGGCGTCGATAAGTCCGGCGTGTACCACATTTTCGCGGCCTAACGCCAAGGACAATATGGTGCGCGTGACCGGCAATGTTAAGCCCTTCAGGGCAGAACCTTCCCGATCCGAGCCAACCCGCCACGCCTGCGCCAGCTTGCGGCTGCCGTCGTCGCGGGCGTCGGATGCGTGCAGCAGCAGATGGAGTCGGCCGCTGCGCGCGGCCTTTTCGATCCGCTCGGCACCGATCACCACATAGCCCGCCTTCGCCTCCAGTCCCAGCCGGTCGAGCGCGGCGCGCTGCAGCTGGGCGGCGATCCGGTCCTCCAGATCGTCGGGAATGCGCAGGTCGCCGGTGCGGAAGCTGCGAGAGAGGGCGCCCTTCAGCCTGCCCTTGTCGCGCGACGCCGCGAGCCCCGCCTTGTCGACGGAGATCCAGGCGCCGCGGCCGGGGGCCTTGGCACGAATGTCGGGCAGCACTTCGCCCTCGGGCGAAAGCACGAGTCGGATCAGCCCTTCCCGCGGCGATTCCTCGCGCGACAGGATGCAGGTGCGAACCGCGTCGGTCATCGTCCCCTCCCGTTGCCGAGAGGGGGGACGACCAATGCCAATGTCAGTCGGCGCGTATCATTGTTCGGAGTCCGCAATTGCGTCCTCCTCGCCTGCTTCCGCAGGTTCTTCATCGGCGAACCAATGGGCGCGGGCCGCCATGATGATCTCGTTGCCCTGTTCGTCGCTCAGGCCATATTCCGCCAGGATGCCGCCCTTGGGCTCCTTGCGGGGGGTGTCGTCGCCGCGGCGACGCGGCTCGGCGCGCTTCTTCTCGACCAGCTCGTCGGTCGCCAGGTCGGCGAGGTCGTCGAGCGTCTTGATGCCCGCCTTGCCGAGCGTGACCAGCATCGCTTCGGTGAGGTACGGCATGGTCGTCAGGTCGTCCTCGACGCCCAGCGCGCGGCGCTCCTCGCGATTGGCTTCCTCGCGGCGCTCCAGTGCTTCCTGGGCGCGGTTCTGGAGTTCCTGCGCGAGGTCCTCGTCGAAGCCCTCGATGCCTGCGAGCTCCTCGACCTCGACATAGGCCACTTCTTCCAGCGCGCCGAAGCCTTCGGCGACCAGCAGCTGGGCCAGCGTCTCGTCGACGTCGAGCTCGTTCTGGAACATCTCCGAACGCTCGACGAATTCCTTCTGGCGCTTCTCGCTCGCATCCGCCTCGGTGAGGATGTCGATCGCCTTGCCGGTGAGCTGCGAGGCGAGACGGACGTTCTGGCCGCGGCGGCCGATGGCGAGGCTCAGCTGGTCGTCGGGGACGACCACTTCGATGCGGTCCTCTTCCTCGTCGATCACGACGCGGCTGACGTTCGCCGGCTGCAGCGCGTTGACCACGAAGGTGGCGGTGTCCGGCGACCAGGGAATGATGTCGATCTTCTCGCCCTGCATCTCCTGCACGACGGCCTGCACGCGGCTGCCCTTCATGCCGACGCAGGCGCCGACCGGATCGATCGAGCCGTCATGGCTGATCACGCCGATCTTGGCGCGGCTGCCCGGATCGCGGGCGGCGGCCTTGATCTCGATGATGCCGTCGTAGATTTCTGGCACTTCCTGCGCGAACAGCTTCTTCATGAACTCGGGGTGCGCCCGGCTCAGGAAGATCTGCGGACCACGGTTCTCGCGGCGGACGTTGAGCACCACCGAGCGGACGCGATCGCCGACGCGCACCACTTCGCGCGGGATCTGCTGGTCGCGGCGGATCACGCCTTCGGCGCGGCCCAGGTCGACGACGACATGGCCGAACTCGACGCGCTTCACCACACCGGTGATGATCTCGTTCACCCGGTCCTTGAACTCGTCATACTGGCGCTCGCGCTCGGCGTCGCGGACCTTCTGGAAGATGATCTGCTTGGACGCCTGCGCCTGGATGCGGCCGAACTCGATCGGGGGCAGCGGATCGACGATGAAGTCGCCGACCTTCGCGCCCTTCTGAAGCTTCTGCGCGCCCTTCAGGTCGACCTGCTTGAAATAGTCGTCCACGGCTTCCACCACCTCGACGACGCGCCACAAGCGGAGGTCGCCCGAGATCGGATCGAGCTTCGCGCGGATGTCGTTCTCGACACCGTAGCGGTTCTTCGCGGCGCGCTGGATCGCGTCTTCCATCGCCTCGATGACGATGGCCTTGTCGATCAGCTTTTCCTTCGCGACCGAATCGGCGATCGCGAGCAGCTCGGCCTTGTTGGCAGAAATGGCGGTGGCCATCCGGGCTTATCCTTCTACTTCGATAATCTTGTCGGCGCCCTCGGCGGAGAGCGGCGCGGTGGCGGCGATCAGACGATCGGTCATCGTCAGCTTGGCATCCTCGATCGCCGCGAACGGGAGGACATGCTGCGTCTCGTCCTGCGTCACGATCGTGATGGTGCCTGCGTCCTTGTCGATGCCGGCGAGATCGCCCTTGAACTGCTTGCGCCCGTCCAGCTTCTCGGCGAGCGTGATCCGGGCCTCATGGCCCTTCCAGTCCTCGAAATCCTGCAGCCGGGTGAGCGGCCGGTCGATGCCCGGCGAGCTGACTTCCAGCCGATAGGCATGGTCGATCGGGTCGCGGCCCTCGGCTTCCAGCCGGTCGAGAAGATCCGAGATGCGGCGCGACAGATCGGCGCAATCATCGATCGTCAGCTGGCGCGTATCCGGGCGCTCGGCCATGATCTGCAGCGTGGGATCGCTCTGGCCGCCGAACATCTTCACGCGCACCAGGGCGAAGCCCAGCGCCTGCGCTTCGGTTTCGATCATCTTGGCCAGTTCGGCGAGATTCGCCACACGCGTCTCCGGTTGAAATCAAGCAGCTTCGGCGCCGGAGCCTGGTGGCCCCGACCTCGATCATGTTTGACGATGTCCGAGAAAGCAGGACGCGATATACGCAATAGCAAGGGTGGGAGCAAGAGGGCGACCGGACCCGGCGCATCTTTTCGGGCAGGAAAGTCGTTGCAACTCGTTGCAAAACCGGCTGCGTTCGCGGCCGAGGCTTTGTCGGAGAGGACTTTCATGCCCCGTTCGCTGCTCTTGATTCCGATTCTGTTTGCTGCCGCCTGTTCGTCGCCGGGCTCCAACGCCCAGCAGCCCACCGGCACCGCAGGCACCCCGACCCCGCTGCCGGTGCCGAGCGGCACCCCCGCCCCGCTGCCGGCCGGCGTGCCGTTCGTCGCGACGCGCGTCGCGGACTTCGACTCGCCCTTCGCGCTCGCCTTCCTGCCCGATGGGGCCGCACTCGTCACCGAAAAGGCCGGGCAGCTGCAATATTGGGAAGTGGGCCAGAAGGCGCAGGCGGTAAGCGGCGTGCCCAAGGTCGCCGCCGGCGGCCAGGGCGGCCTGCTCGACGTGGCGCCCGCGCCGGACTTTGCCGGCAGCAACATCATCTACTTCACCTATTCGGAACCGCGCGCCAACGGCAGCGCGCTGGCACTCGCGCGCGCCAAGCTGACCCGCGGCAAGGCGATGGCGCCGCGACTCGACAATGTGGAGGTGCTGTTCCGCTCCGGTGCCGACGGCGACGGCGGCCAGTTCGGCGCGGTCATCGCCTTTGCACCGGACGGCAAGTCGCTGTTCCTGTCGTCGGGCGAACGCCAGCGCTTCACCCCTGCGCAGGACCCGAACCAGGCGATCGGCAAGATCCTGCACCTGACGCTCGACGGCAAGCCGGCCTCGGACAATCCGGATGCGGGCAAGGTCGGCGCCACCAGCGTGCAGGTGATCGATCCGCCCGAGGACACGGAGGCCGCCAAGACCGCCAAGGGCCGCCCCTTCGCGTTCGACGGGCCCAATCCGGCGCCTGCGTCGATCTGGAGCAGCGGCCATCGCAATCCCTATGGCCTTGTCTTCGATGCCTCCGGCAACCTGTGGGAGCACGAGATGGGCCCGCAGGGCGGCGACGAGCTCAACCTGATCGTCAAGGGCCGCAACTATGGCTGGCCCAACGTTTCGTTCGGGGAGAATTACAACAACAAGCCGATCCCCAAGCCCAAGGCCGGCGACGGCTATGAGATGCCCAAGCTCCACTGGGTGCCGTCGATCTCGCCCTCGGGGCTGATCTATTACACCGGCAGCGAGTTCCCGCAGTGGAGGGGCTCGCTGCTGATGGGCGCGATGTCCGGCCAGGCACTGCTCCGCATCGCGCTCGACGGCAGCAATGCCCGCAAGGCCGACCAGTGGACCCTCGACATGCGCATCCGCGACGTCGCGCAAGGACCGGACGGCTCGCTCTGGCTGCTGCAGGACGGCGCCAAGGGCGATGGCGGCTGGCTGATGCGGATCAGCCCGAAGAAGTGAGGCCGTGAAATTCCTCCCCGGGCGAAGCTCGGGGAGGAGTTGCATTACCGCACGATCAGGAAGTTCATCCGCGCCGCCGCGATCGGCCGCTCCTCCTCGTCCTGCCATGCCACCGCGCTGACATT
Protein-coding regions in this window:
- a CDS encoding DUF448 domain-containing protein produces the protein MTDAVRTCILSREESPREGLIRLVLSPEGEVLPDIRAKAPGRGAWISVDKAGLAASRDKGRLKGALSRSFRTGDLRIPDDLEDRIAAQLQRAALDRLGLEAKAGYVVIGAERIEKAARSGRLHLLLHASDARDDGSRKLAQAWRVGSDREGSALKGLTLPVTRTILSLALGRENVVHAGLIDARAAQRTSEALNRWLHFIGPEPDPVSCDSESQGASALPSAVPLTTNIIEELE
- the rimP gene encoding ribosome maturation protein RimP; translated protein: MIETEAQALGFALVRVKMFGGQSDPTLQIMAERPDTRQLTIDDCADLSRRISDLLDRLEAEGRDPIDHAYRLEVSSPGIDRPLTRLQDFEDWKGHEARITLAEKLDGRKQFKGDLAGIDKDAGTITIVTQDETQHVLPFAAIEDAKLTMTDRLIAATAPLSAEGADKIIEVEG
- the nusA gene encoding transcription termination factor NusA; this translates as MATAISANKAELLAIADSVAKEKLIDKAIVIEAMEDAIQRAAKNRYGVENDIRAKLDPISGDLRLWRVVEVVEAVDDYFKQVDLKGAQKLQKGAKVGDFIVDPLPPIEFGRIQAQASKQIIFQKVRDAERERQYDEFKDRVNEIITGVVKRVEFGHVVVDLGRAEGVIRRDQQIPREVVRVGDRVRSVVLNVRRENRGPQIFLSRAHPEFMKKLFAQEVPEIYDGIIEIKAAARDPGSRAKIGVISHDGSIDPVGACVGMKGSRVQAVVQEMQGEKIDIIPWSPDTATFVVNALQPANVSRVVIDEEEDRIEVVVPDDQLSLAIGRRGQNVRLASQLTGKAIDILTEADASEKRQKEFVERSEMFQNELDVDETLAQLLVAEGFGALEEVAYVEVEELAGIEGFDEDLAQELQNRAQEALERREEANREERRALGVEDDLTTMPYLTEAMLVTLGKAGIKTLDDLADLATDELVEKKRAEPRRRGDDTPRKEPKGGILAEYGLSDEQGNEIIMAARAHWFADEEPAEAGEEDAIADSEQ
- a CDS encoding PQQ-dependent sugar dehydrogenase, which codes for MPRSLLLIPILFAAACSSPGSNAQQPTGTAGTPTPLPVPSGTPAPLPAGVPFVATRVADFDSPFALAFLPDGAALVTEKAGQLQYWEVGQKAQAVSGVPKVAAGGQGGLLDVAPAPDFAGSNIIYFTYSEPRANGSALALARAKLTRGKAMAPRLDNVEVLFRSGADGDGGQFGAVIAFAPDGKSLFLSSGERQRFTPAQDPNQAIGKILHLTLDGKPASDNPDAGKVGATSVQVIDPPEDTEAAKTAKGRPFAFDGPNPAPASIWSSGHRNPYGLVFDASGNLWEHEMGPQGGDELNLIVKGRNYGWPNVSFGENYNNKPIPKPKAGDGYEMPKLHWVPSISPSGLIYYTGSEFPQWRGSLLMGAMSGQALLRIALDGSNARKADQWTLDMRIRDVAQGPDGSLWLLQDGAKGDGGWLMRISPKK